The following coding sequences lie in one Candidatus Nitrospira allomarina genomic window:
- a CDS encoding ATP-binding protein, protein MSWPTLDSTAEPTISSETLSLALEAKYAETQRLHHHLHRLVKSLPLPALLYNRKGRVVTANHEAHVLMGGIDWKKMNWQVQDLWANLGWPPVPFSDWKWKSGRMSCWDCPLGGMDQPSSLTVRYFKYEGDAHSGWTEQIQRLATIGEQVGRLAHDIRNPLASIEWFATLLGRESPSGKGRQELADQLLHAIRSLDGLVSNLLTSTTPLKGDRQCVNLLELLDDVELLATFPLRTKRLTIHRQREASLLEILGHEQLLKQALLNLLLNAIQASPPEGHIEIQCRRTSRPVPGRDASTGVNGVALSIRDEGCGMSEEELTRVFQPFYSKRQGGTGLGLPIVKDIMQVHQGMIEMESLTGKGTTVKLFFPQ, encoded by the coding sequence TTGAGCTGGCCGACACTTGACTCTACCGCGGAACCGACGATCTCCAGTGAAACCCTCAGTCTGGCGCTCGAGGCCAAATATGCGGAAACGCAACGATTGCATCATCACCTGCATCGTTTGGTGAAAAGTCTTCCGTTGCCGGCTTTGCTCTATAACCGCAAAGGGCGGGTGGTGACGGCCAATCACGAGGCCCATGTGCTGATGGGAGGAATCGATTGGAAGAAGATGAACTGGCAGGTTCAGGATCTCTGGGCAAACCTGGGATGGCCACCGGTTCCATTTTCCGACTGGAAGTGGAAGTCTGGCCGGATGTCCTGTTGGGATTGTCCATTAGGAGGGATGGATCAACCGTCCAGTCTGACGGTTCGGTATTTCAAATACGAAGGGGATGCGCACAGTGGATGGACGGAACAGATTCAACGTTTGGCGACCATAGGAGAACAGGTTGGGCGGCTGGCGCATGATATTCGAAACCCCCTGGCGAGTATTGAATGGTTTGCCACACTTTTGGGGCGCGAGAGTCCATCCGGGAAGGGACGTCAAGAGCTGGCGGATCAATTACTTCACGCCATTCGTTCATTAGATGGACTGGTCTCGAATCTCTTAACATCCACCACGCCATTGAAGGGTGATCGGCAGTGCGTGAACCTCTTGGAACTGTTGGATGATGTGGAGCTTTTGGCCACATTTCCCCTCAGAACCAAACGGCTGACCATTCACCGGCAGCGAGAAGCCTCGCTCCTCGAGATCTTGGGACATGAGCAGTTATTAAAACAGGCTCTCTTGAATCTGCTCCTGAATGCCATTCAGGCCTCTCCGCCTGAGGGTCATATTGAGATTCAGTGCCGGCGGACTTCTCGGCCGGTTCCGGGAAGGGACGCCTCCACCGGAGTCAATGGCGTGGCATTGAGTATTCGCGATGAAGGATGTGGCATGTCGGAAGAAGAACTCACCCGGGTTTTTCAGCCATTTTATTCGAAACGTCAGGGAGGGACCGGCCTGGGACTCCCGATCGTGAAAGACATTATGCAGGTGCATCAAGGCATGATTGAGATGGAGAGCCTGACCGGCAAAGGAACGACCGTCAAACTATTTTTTCCTCAATAA
- the fliG gene encoding flagellar motor switch protein FliG — protein MNSQLSGYEKAAILLLAIGETAAVEVLKVLEQKDIRQIGAYLGALVNVGQDEHRLVLKEFRELAGTAGLSVEGKTYLSKILNAALGKDKARRILSSLSTTENAGFETLKSLDAASIANLLTGEHPQTGALILANLESDHAAQILSLLPANKRDAIVYRLATTEEVSPNMLDELNAVLQEELRLGSSKNAVAVGGTGLVAEILNSVKRNVEGEILTSLESKNPEIAEEIRGKMFVFEDLENIDDRGMQEVLREVSKEELLLALKPIDGPLRDKFFKNMSSRAAESLKEDMETRGPVKLSDVETAQQNIIKTVQRLAGEGRVALGGKGEEQMV, from the coding sequence GTGAACAGTCAATTGTCCGGCTATGAAAAAGCCGCCATATTGTTGCTGGCCATCGGGGAAACCGCCGCGGTGGAAGTGTTGAAAGTTCTCGAACAAAAGGATATTCGGCAGATTGGTGCGTATTTGGGAGCCTTGGTGAATGTCGGACAGGACGAACATCGGCTGGTGTTAAAGGAATTCCGGGAATTGGCCGGGACGGCAGGTCTTTCCGTGGAAGGGAAAACCTATCTCTCAAAAATCCTCAATGCGGCTTTGGGTAAGGATAAAGCCCGTCGAATCCTGAGTTCCCTGAGCACCACCGAAAATGCCGGATTTGAAACCTTAAAATCCCTTGATGCGGCGTCAATTGCGAATTTATTGACCGGGGAACATCCTCAAACGGGCGCCTTGATTCTGGCCAATTTAGAATCCGATCATGCGGCTCAAATCTTGTCATTGCTTCCTGCAAATAAACGGGATGCCATTGTCTACCGGTTAGCCACCACAGAAGAAGTCTCGCCCAATATGTTGGACGAATTAAATGCCGTGCTTCAGGAGGAATTGCGTCTGGGTTCTTCCAAAAATGCGGTGGCCGTGGGCGGGACTGGGCTGGTTGCCGAGATCCTGAATTCTGTGAAACGCAATGTGGAAGGGGAAATCCTGACCTCCCTGGAAAGCAAAAATCCGGAGATTGCCGAAGAAATCCGTGGGAAGATGTTTGTGTTCGAAGATCTGGAAAATATCGATGATCGAGGAATGCAGGAAGTGTTGCGTGAAGTCAGCAAAGAAGAATTACTGCTGGCTCTGAAACCGATCGATGGTCCACTCCGTGATAAATTCTTTAAGAATATGTCCAGCCGAGCGGCGGAATCTCTGAAGGAAGATATGGAGACTCGAGGCCCGGTCAAGCTGAGTGATGTGGAGACCGCTCAGCAGAACATTATTAAAACCGTTCAGCGCCTGGCAGGTGAGGGCCGCGTAGCTTTGGGAGGAAAGGGTGAGGAGCAAATGGTCTAA
- a CDS encoding sigma-54-dependent transcriptional regulator — translation MIDTEGGVGRGILVVEDDEQLQSALTHALSQHGYAVTVARDGYEGLERMEREAPWLVLTDLNLPGKGGMDFLREVRSQGYHMPVVVMTAYGGVDAAVEALKYGATDFLQKPFPLDRLEKLVDQLKDAQPVSGLEVLREQERCRREEPREGFLTRDPKVLHTITMLEMVAASPATILIQGESGTGKEVLARHVHRHSPRASQPFVAINCAALPEGLLESELFGYEKGAFTGALARRCGKFELAHQGTLLLDEIGEMSLGLQAKLLRVLQEREVDRLGSRQPVQVDVRVIATTNRNLAQEVQAGRFREDVYYRLSVMPFTIPPLRDRPEDVQLLAEYFANRSLRRNRRTPCEISEEAMAYLKRRPWRGNVRELENVIERGVLLAGNGPLLIEHFQFEEPMLAANHASAPSGTIWEMERELILRTLERHDGNRTHAARTLGISIRTLRNKLREYRQLNGGLSLGI, via the coding sequence ATGATCGATACCGAGGGTGGAGTGGGCCGGGGTATTCTGGTCGTTGAAGATGATGAACAGTTGCAATCGGCCCTGACTCACGCGTTGAGTCAGCATGGGTATGCCGTCACGGTCGCCAGAGATGGCTATGAAGGATTGGAGCGGATGGAACGTGAGGCCCCATGGCTGGTGCTGACTGATCTGAATTTGCCCGGCAAAGGAGGGATGGATTTTTTACGAGAAGTCCGAAGCCAGGGTTACCATATGCCGGTGGTGGTTATGACTGCTTATGGTGGAGTGGATGCAGCCGTCGAGGCCCTCAAATATGGAGCAACCGATTTTCTTCAAAAACCCTTTCCCCTTGATCGTCTTGAAAAATTAGTTGACCAGTTGAAAGATGCGCAGCCTGTTTCGGGGCTGGAGGTTCTGAGAGAACAGGAACGATGTCGCCGTGAAGAGCCGCGTGAAGGATTTCTGACCAGGGATCCGAAAGTGTTGCACACTATCACCATGTTGGAGATGGTGGCGGCCAGCCCGGCAACCATTTTGATTCAAGGCGAAAGCGGCACGGGTAAGGAAGTCCTGGCCCGGCATGTCCATCGTCATAGTCCCAGGGCTTCTCAACCATTTGTGGCGATCAATTGTGCCGCCCTGCCGGAAGGACTCTTGGAAAGTGAATTGTTTGGCTATGAAAAGGGGGCTTTTACCGGCGCGCTGGCGAGACGATGCGGCAAGTTTGAATTGGCCCACCAGGGAACGTTGTTGTTGGATGAAATCGGAGAAATGAGTTTGGGGTTACAAGCCAAATTACTCAGGGTCCTTCAAGAACGTGAAGTGGATCGCCTTGGCTCCAGGCAGCCGGTGCAGGTGGATGTGCGGGTCATTGCCACGACTAATCGGAATCTGGCGCAGGAAGTTCAGGCCGGCCGGTTTCGTGAGGATGTGTATTACCGGCTGAGTGTCATGCCGTTTACCATTCCCCCGTTGCGTGATCGCCCGGAGGACGTTCAATTATTGGCGGAATATTTTGCCAACCGGTCATTGCGGCGAAACCGGCGCACGCCGTGCGAGATCTCAGAAGAGGCGATGGCTTATTTGAAACGGCGGCCGTGGCGAGGAAATGTACGCGAATTGGAAAATGTGATTGAGCGGGGTGTGTTATTAGCGGGCAATGGGCCATTACTGATTGAGCATTTTCAGTTTGAAGAACCCATGTTGGCGGCCAATCATGCCAGTGCGCCAAGTGGGACTATCTGGGAAATGGAACGGGAACTTATTTTGAGAACTCTGGAGCGCCATGATGGAAATCGGACTCATGCGGCCAGGACATTGGGTATCAGTATTCGTACCTTACGGAATAAATTACGGGAATATCGACAGTTAAACGGGGGACTTTCCCTGGGTATTTAA
- the flgC gene encoding flagellar basal body rod protein FlgC, which translates to MNIDRVFSVVGSALDAQRQRLNIIASNLANAESTRTPEGGPYIRRDVVFQASPAGQRFSNVFANAFGDQSEPSGVRVTDVIQDERPLRTLYDPSHPDADEQGYVHLPNVNPIEEMVNLMSATRAYEANLAVMETGKTMTLRALEMSR; encoded by the coding sequence ATGAATATTGATCGAGTGTTTTCGGTCGTGGGGTCTGCCTTGGATGCACAGCGGCAGCGGTTAAATATCATTGCCAGCAATTTGGCCAATGCGGAATCCACCCGGACGCCGGAAGGGGGACCATACATCAGACGTGATGTCGTGTTTCAAGCCTCACCGGCAGGGCAGCGGTTTTCCAATGTATTTGCCAATGCCTTCGGCGACCAGTCCGAACCATCCGGGGTTCGGGTGACGGATGTGATCCAAGACGAGCGACCGCTAAGGACCCTGTACGATCCCAGTCATCCCGATGCGGATGAACAGGGGTATGTACACCTTCCCAATGTAAATCCGATCGAGGAAATGGTCAATCTCATGTCGGCGACCCGCGCCTACGAGGCCAATTTAGCCGTGATGGAAACCGGCAAGACGATGACGCTTCGTGCATTAGAAATGAGTCGTTAA
- the flgB gene encoding flagellar basal body rod protein FlgB, with protein MMISPWDEGTRLFERSLDVRSGIQETIASNMANEETPGYKARVLPFQETFNAVLRGDGPLESVVTNPKHVRTVSEDSRIFQHTIKQDAGAGLDENTVNLEKEMTLMAENTLMYMAVSQFLKGRFDGWNTAIDGGSGGR; from the coding sequence ATGATGATTTCCCCGTGGGATGAAGGCACGCGACTCTTTGAGCGGTCACTGGATGTCCGGAGCGGCATTCAGGAAACGATCGCCTCCAACATGGCCAACGAAGAAACGCCGGGCTACAAGGCCAGGGTCCTGCCTTTCCAAGAAACCTTCAATGCGGTTCTTCGAGGGGATGGTCCATTGGAGTCAGTTGTCACCAATCCAAAACATGTGCGCACTGTCTCAGAGGATTCCCGGATCTTTCAGCACACCATCAAACAGGATGCCGGAGCCGGGTTAGACGAGAATACCGTGAATCTGGAAAAAGAAATGACTCTGATGGCGGAAAATACCTTGATGTATATGGCGGTCAGTCAATTCTTAAAAGGGCGCTTCGATGGCTGGAATACGGCCATTGATGGAGGTAGTGGCGGTAGATGA
- the fliE gene encoding flagellar hook-basal body complex protein FliE, whose amino-acid sequence MDYLPIKSIESVSEPFGVTPLKGPASQDQGFGDLLKKAVESVNTMQHEAGRLEEAVARGENVNIHQAVIAGEKAGLSFKLLMQVRNKVIDAYQEIMRMQV is encoded by the coding sequence ATGGACTATCTTCCGATAAAAAGCATTGAGAGTGTTTCGGAACCGTTTGGGGTCACTCCGCTCAAAGGCCCAGCCAGTCAGGACCAGGGATTCGGCGATCTCTTGAAAAAAGCGGTGGAGTCCGTCAATACCATGCAGCATGAGGCCGGACGTTTAGAAGAGGCCGTCGCCCGTGGAGAGAACGTCAACATACATCAAGCGGTCATTGCCGGGGAAAAGGCCGGTTTGTCATTTAAGCTGTTAATGCAGGTCAGAAATAAAGTGATTGATGCGTACCAGGAAATTATGCGGATGCAAGTGTAA
- the fliF gene encoding flagellar basal-body MS-ring/collar protein FliF: MDSLLSNFQALSLTQRIGVVVVLALALATIPMLMMVGRAPELVVLFSQLNPDDTRAIIQELGKQGAVYEVGEGGNTIKVPAERVHELRLQLASLGLPESAGVGFEIFDRTGLGVTPFTQQMNYRRALQGELARTIGQLSQVERVRVHLVMPEKRLFATEQKPAQAAVVLTLKRGAPLGGTQVQGIVHLVASSVEGLEPGQVTVVDNHGQVLSQNSADSDAQLTASQIETQRRVERDLEQRVQTMLDQVLGRDKSVIRVTAPLEFRQVEITEESFDPNSQVVRSENRSQEKVLESGSTHGGPGVPGVRSNVPSELKAGNGTEQKEAKRKNETLNYEVNRKVSKIIEPTGAIKRLSVAVLVDGTYEAAQGAEGQGTGNTSEKKYVPRPEQEIQNLVQIVKKAVGFSEERGDQIEVINVPFESPTILEGEESLTAGVQSFLASWGGFLKPVLFFFLGVMVLWFVVRPMALNLTKPTAAAVVLPQKGLPATVTEYEAEISETPQEQAIKLAADNPASAAQVIRTWIKEEQGEKA; the protein is encoded by the coding sequence ATGGATAGTCTCCTTAGTAATTTTCAAGCCTTAAGTTTAACGCAGCGGATCGGCGTGGTCGTCGTCCTGGCCTTAGCCCTGGCGACCATTCCGATGTTGATGATGGTCGGAAGGGCCCCTGAATTGGTGGTTTTGTTTTCTCAGCTCAATCCCGACGATACGCGTGCGATTATCCAGGAACTTGGCAAGCAAGGCGCCGTCTATGAGGTGGGTGAAGGCGGGAATACGATTAAAGTTCCCGCGGAACGAGTGCATGAATTGCGACTCCAGCTGGCCTCGTTAGGACTTCCGGAATCGGCTGGAGTGGGATTTGAAATATTCGATCGAACCGGGTTGGGCGTGACGCCTTTTACGCAACAAATGAATTATCGGCGTGCGCTTCAAGGAGAACTGGCTCGAACGATCGGGCAATTATCCCAGGTTGAGCGGGTCCGCGTGCATCTGGTGATGCCTGAGAAGCGTCTGTTCGCGACGGAACAAAAGCCAGCCCAGGCTGCCGTCGTTTTGACGCTCAAGCGTGGGGCTCCTCTTGGTGGCACGCAGGTTCAGGGGATCGTGCATTTAGTGGCCAGTAGCGTCGAAGGATTAGAGCCCGGCCAGGTGACGGTCGTGGACAATCACGGTCAGGTGCTCAGTCAAAACTCTGCGGATAGTGACGCTCAACTGACGGCTTCTCAAATTGAAACTCAACGACGGGTAGAACGGGATCTGGAGCAACGGGTGCAGACGATGTTGGACCAGGTCTTGGGCCGGGACAAGTCTGTGATTCGGGTCACCGCGCCGTTGGAGTTTCGCCAAGTGGAAATCACCGAAGAAAGCTTTGATCCCAATAGCCAGGTGGTACGAAGCGAAAACCGGAGTCAGGAGAAGGTGCTGGAATCCGGTTCGACCCACGGGGGACCGGGTGTTCCGGGTGTCAGGAGCAATGTGCCCAGCGAGCTCAAGGCAGGAAACGGAACAGAGCAAAAGGAAGCCAAACGTAAAAATGAAACATTGAATTATGAAGTCAATCGTAAAGTGAGCAAAATCATTGAACCGACCGGCGCCATTAAGCGGTTAAGCGTGGCGGTCTTAGTGGATGGGACCTATGAAGCGGCTCAGGGCGCTGAGGGACAGGGGACTGGGAATACCTCCGAAAAGAAATATGTGCCACGGCCTGAACAGGAAATCCAGAATCTGGTGCAAATTGTGAAAAAAGCGGTCGGATTCTCGGAAGAACGCGGGGATCAAATCGAAGTCATCAACGTGCCATTTGAATCTCCCACCATCCTTGAAGGTGAGGAGAGTCTGACGGCAGGTGTGCAATCGTTTCTGGCCTCCTGGGGTGGATTTTTGAAGCCTGTCCTCTTTTTCTTCCTGGGAGTGATGGTGTTGTGGTTTGTCGTTCGACCGATGGCGCTGAATCTCACGAAGCCCACCGCGGCAGCGGTGGTCCTGCCACAGAAAGGATTGCCGGCCACGGTGACCGAGTATGAAGCGGAAATTTCCGAAACCCCCCAGGAGCAAGCCATTAAACTGGCCGCAGATAATCCGGCTTCCGCTGCCCAAGTCATTCGAACCTGGATAAAGGAAGAGCAAGGAGAAAAGGCCTAA